A single window of Flavobacteriales bacterium DNA harbors:
- a CDS encoding TonB-dependent receptor, translated as MYRISRHASSTRRMAACLFTGLALTSASSAQNCDSQTLQEAQDQYKLGQFDDVTGTLTGCLDHFKTDDEKFTAYQVLARTYIAMDDLQQARKQIEGLLRIQPDYIPNRTSETETFANLVDDYKQSMEDHIADVLVTTANKRSQLSSDAPATIYVRTREQIVNRGYTTLLDLLEDIPEVEVQRNSISEFKNTVTLRGIAGSEKFIIMQNGVRITPPTGDPYSMGAQFSLANAKRVEIILGPASALYGADAFSGIINIITNDARDTKGGTVNTSYGQYATGDHSIVLGSHTRDLGFTVTAQVTHSQEPDYYNIYPESFSWYNDHYKPDGTVDINGNPEATPVSFDRSFEMPTRSYYLDAKANFGDFEIGALAMHERHSSSVSVDPRYSLYTKDAFIATQLQSGYARHVHTGKDDRWSLQSYISFCNTRMDPESNFINRFTGYEQGYKYQASQSQKIEEQWDYELTRNASVIAGFSIEDHSVLPKTADLPRAFNPKVPAAYQQIPYINTDTTDYLGNSLVIYQDFYYLHYQNYGTFAQLYNKWKWVELTVGGRFDYNTRFKSVFNPRMGLVVKPKDNLKLKLLYGQSFLAPSPWKAYSTYGSFQPVSDSLGQITGLESPFFHIPNPDLKPEKLQSLEGGVAFYKGKNFSAFADVYYNTISNLINIQSASTQTSFRGVSVTYAETANNEGVANTYGATFSGNYFLNLGEHRFNLYGSYSYSNGKIDGEPLVLSAMHTGKAGIDWTLGKWSASLRTLHRSASNSVLTKTSGDYYTSPAYTIYNLNARYALASQKHYELQLTLGIRNLTNVKYYNAAAGQDSFTITPQDPIRVCLGANLQFKP; from the coding sequence ATGTACCGTATCAGTCGACATGCAAGTAGCACCCGACGCATGGCAGCGTGCCTGTTCACAGGCCTTGCCCTGACCTCGGCTTCCTCTGCCCAGAATTGCGATTCACAAACATTGCAGGAAGCACAGGACCAATACAAGCTGGGTCAGTTCGACGATGTGACCGGAACCTTGACAGGTTGCCTGGATCATTTCAAAACCGACGACGAAAAATTCACCGCATACCAGGTGCTGGCACGCACATACATCGCAATGGATGATCTCCAGCAGGCGCGCAAACAGATCGAGGGTTTGCTCCGCATCCAACCCGATTACATACCGAATCGCACCTCCGAAACAGAAACGTTCGCCAACCTGGTGGACGATTACAAGCAATCGATGGAAGATCACATAGCCGACGTGCTGGTCACCACGGCCAACAAACGTTCGCAATTGTCATCGGATGCACCCGCCACCATCTATGTGCGTACCCGCGAGCAAATTGTCAATCGCGGCTACACCACCCTGCTGGACCTGCTCGAAGACATTCCCGAAGTGGAGGTGCAGCGCAACAGCATATCTGAATTTAAAAATACGGTGACCCTGCGTGGCATCGCCGGAAGCGAGAAATTCATCATCATGCAGAACGGGGTACGCATCACCCCCCCCACCGGTGACCCTTACAGCATGGGTGCCCAGTTCTCCCTCGCCAATGCCAAACGGGTGGAGATCATCCTCGGGCCGGCTTCCGCACTCTATGGAGCCGATGCGTTCTCCGGTATCATCAACATCATCACCAACGATGCAAGGGACACCAAAGGCGGCACGGTTAATACCAGTTACGGACAATATGCCACCGGTGATCACAGCATTGTGCTGGGCAGCCACACGCGTGACCTCGGGTTCACCGTAACAGCCCAGGTCACCCACAGCCAGGAACCCGACTACTACAACATCTACCCTGAAAGTTTCTCGTGGTACAACGATCATTACAAGCCCGACGGAACGGTGGACATCAATGGCAATCCGGAGGCAACACCCGTTTCGTTCGACCGAAGCTTTGAAATGCCTACACGCTCCTATTACCTGGATGCCAAGGCCAATTTCGGCGACTTTGAGATCGGGGCGCTGGCCATGCACGAACGCCACAGTTCGTCCGTAAGTGTTGATCCCCGGTATTCGCTGTACACCAAAGATGCCTTCATCGCCACCCAGTTGCAAAGCGGATACGCGCGCCATGTACATACGGGTAAGGACGACCGCTGGTCATTGCAGAGCTACATCTCTTTCTGCAACACGCGCATGGATCCGGAAAGCAATTTCATCAACCGCTTCACCGGGTACGAACAGGGATATAAGTATCAGGCCAGCCAATCGCAGAAGATCGAAGAACAGTGGGATTACGAGCTGACGCGTAACGCATCCGTTATCGCCGGTTTCTCCATCGAAGATCATTCGGTGCTTCCCAAAACCGCCGACCTCCCGCGCGCCTTCAACCCAAAAGTGCCTGCCGCATATCAGCAGATCCCATACATCAACACCGATACCACCGACTACCTGGGTAACTCGCTGGTGATCTACCAGGATTTCTATTACCTGCACTACCAGAACTACGGCACATTCGCACAGTTGTACAACAAATGGAAGTGGGTGGAATTAACCGTGGGCGGCAGGTTCGATTACAACACACGGTTCAAAAGTGTGTTCAACCCGCGCATGGGGCTTGTAGTGAAACCCAAAGACAACCTGAAACTGAAATTGCTCTACGGCCAGTCGTTCCTTGCCCCGTCGCCATGGAAAGCCTATTCCACGTATGGCTCTTTCCAGCCGGTGTCCGATTCACTGGGGCAGATCACCGGGTTGGAATCGCCGTTTTTCCACATACCCAACCCGGACCTGAAACCGGAAAAACTGCAATCGCTGGAAGGCGGCGTGGCGTTTTACAAGGGCAAGAACTTCTCCGCTTTTGCCGATGTTTACTACAACACCATCTCCAACCTCATCAACATCCAATCCGCATCCACCCAAACATCGTTCCGCGGGGTATCGGTTACCTATGCCGAAACCGCCAACAACGAGGGCGTGGCCAATACCTATGGCGCAACATTCAGCGGGAACTACTTCCTCAACCTGGGCGAACACCGGTTCAACCTGTACGGAAGCTACAGCTATTCCAACGGAAAGATCGACGGTGAACCGCTTGTACTGAGCGCCATGCATACCGGGAAGGCTGGGATCGATTGGACCCTGGGCAAATGGTCGGCTTCGCTGCGTACCCTGCACCGTTCCGCTTCCAATTCGGTGCTGACCAAAACGTCGGGCGATTATTATACGAGTCCGGCCTACACCATCTACAACCTGAATGCAAGATATGCGCTGGCATCGCAAAAACATTACGAGCTGCAGCTGACGCTGGGCATCCGTAACCTGACCAATGTAAAATACTACAACGCGGCTGCCGGACAAGATTCTTTCACCATCACGCCCCAGGATCCGATCAGGGTTTGCCTGGGCGCCAACCTGCAATTCAAACCCTGA